One part of the Podarcis muralis chromosome 3, rPodMur119.hap1.1, whole genome shotgun sequence genome encodes these proteins:
- the SLC30A3 gene encoding putative proton-coupled zinc antiporter SLC30A3, whose product MEPPSGDGRDPSESARLVGSRSSSSSSSVRLKSLFAGTQEAFPSLPLENGHAEVPGGLEMEHRLAPHCHQGPCSPSQSQLKLQAQRKLSIACGVCFLFMIGEVIGGYLAHSLAIMTDAAHLLTDMGSMGVSLFSLWVSTRPATKIMSFGWHRSETLGALASVLSIWIVTGVLVYLASARIISNDYEIEASAMLGTSACAVGVNIIMAYLLHQSGSPHSHGVSTGGYERIGESPCGAPAVPTHSNTSVRAAFVHVVGDLLQSIGVFVAATVIYFKPQYKIADPISTFLFSVFVVGSTVTILRDVFRVLMEGSPRGVEFKAVKEVLLSVKGVKGAHNLHLWALTLSHHVVAVHLAIDSGADMEAVLQEATAVLQSKFGFVSCTIQVERYLDDMASCRQCQDPQD is encoded by the exons ATGGAGCCCCCCTCGGGTGACGGCAGGGACCCTTCGGAGAGCGCTCGCCTGGTGGGCAGCCGCAGTAGCAGCAGCTCCAGCAGCGTCCGCCTCAAGAG TCTGTTTGCAGGCACCCAGGAGGCCTTCCCCAGCCTCCCCCTGGAGAACGGGCATGCGGAAGTGCCCGGGGGCCTGGAGATGGAGCACCGCCTGGCCCCCCACTGCCACCAGGGGCCCTGctcccccagccagagccagctgAAGCTCCAGGCTCAGAGGAAGCTCAGCATCGCCTGCGGGGTCTGCTTCCTCTTCATGATCGGAGAGGTCATAG GTGGGTACTTGGCTCACAGCCTGGCCATCATGACAGACGCAGCCCACCTGCTGACAGACATGGGCAGCATGGGTGTCAGCCTCTTCTCTCTCTGGGTCTCCACGCGCCCGGCCACCAAGATCATGAGCTTCGGCTGGCACCGCTCAG AGACGCTGGGCGCCTTGGCCTCGGTCCTCTCCATCTGGATCGTCACGGGAGTGCTGGTCTACCTGGCCTCGGCCCGCATCATCAGCAATGACTACGAGATCGAAGCCTCCGCCATGCTGGGCACCTCGGCCTGCGCTGTGGGCGTGAATATCAT CATGGCCTACCTTCTGCACCAGTCGGGCTCCCCCCACAGCCACGGGGTGAGCACGGGGGGCTACGAGCGGATTGGGGAGAGCCCCTGCGGTGCGCCTGCGGTGCCCACCCACAGCAACACCAGCGTCCGGGCCGCCTTTGTGCACGTGGTGGGGGATCTGCTCCAGAGCATCGGGGTCTTCGTGGCTGCAACCGTCATCTACTTCAAG CCCCAGTACAAGATTGCAGACCCCATCAGCACTTTCCTCTTCTCGGTCTTTGTGGTGGGCTCCACTGTGACCATCCTCCGTGACGTCTTCCGGGTGCTCATGGAAG GGTCTCCGCGGGGCGTGGAGTTCAAAGCCGTGAAGGAAGTGCTGCTGTCCGTCAAGGGCGTGAAGGGGGCTCACAACCTCCACCTCTGGGCCTTGACCCTCAGCCATCACGTGGTGGCTGTGCACCTAGCAATTG ACTCTGGTGCCGACATGGAGGCGGTGCTGCAAGAGGCCACCGCCGTCCTGCAGAGCAAGTTTGGCTTCGTCTCCTGCACCATCCAGGTGGAGCGCTACCTGGACGACATGGCCAGCTGCCGCCAGTGCCAGGACCCGCAGGACTGA